The following are from one region of the Anaeropeptidivorans aminofermentans genome:
- a CDS encoding RDD family protein: protein MDFCTKCGSKIEEGVKFCGNCGYKINVDVLHENGEKTNPSDTISTYHQSKEMAVLMEPAMANESKLVLELQDAYVPEFGYPKFIERLAGYAVDCSIMAAIVSVGAVIIPIIGGIIGGFLYFFLMEAHFGATVGMKSFGLQIVDIKGNKLMTALAFKHCMLRLLSYFLLLVPFFHALSDEKAATLFDKWAGCVMIKTKA from the coding sequence ATGGATTTTTGTACTAAATGCGGTTCTAAAATTGAAGAAGGTGTGAAATTCTGTGGGAATTGTGGTTATAAAATCAATGTAGACGTTCTACATGAAAATGGTGAAAAAACAAATCCCTCTGATACCATTAGCACATATCATCAATCTAAAGAAATGGCTGTTTTGATGGAGCCAGCAATGGCAAATGAATCAAAGCTTGTTTTAGAGCTACAGGATGCTTATGTTCCTGAGTTCGGCTATCCAAAATTTATTGAACGCCTTGCCGGATATGCGGTAGATTGCAGTATAATGGCGGCTATTGTATCTGTAGGGGCTGTTATTATTCCTATCATCGGCGGTATAATAGGCGGATTTCTATACTTTTTCCTTATGGAGGCTCATTTTGGTGCTACCGTGGGTATGAAATCCTTTGGTTTACAGATTGTTGATATAAAAGGCAATAAGCTAATGACAGCATTGGCATTTAAGCACTGCATGCTCAGGCTTTTATCATATTTTCTTTTGCTTGTTCCATTTTTCCATGCCCTTTCGGATGAAAAAGCAGCAACACTTTTTGATAAATGGGCAGGCTGCGTAATGATTAAAACAAAGGCTTAA
- the tnpC gene encoding IS66 family transposase — MEHVTHSYACRNCEQTGTEVPFVKAEAPKPLISGSLASPSLVAHIAVQKYANGMPLYRLENGFRYDGVNISRQNMVSWTIACSERYLEAIYERLRAHLLQETVLHADETWVQVLREDGRSAQTKSYEWIYRTSGAAERKIAIYEYQETQSQEHPKAFLKDFKGLLHTDGYKVYHNLPPDITVIGCWSHVRRRFEAIVKNTSIEKRKDSEAAQGMAYINALFDLERKFEKLTADERYQKRLEQSKPVSNAFFAWVENLGALPKVPLGEAAGYALSQKRYLENVFLDGRTEISNNRAERTVKPFVMGRKAWLFSCTPAGARASSIMYSIIETAKENGLHPFKYMEFLLETLPHINTSAIEMLLPWSESLPDYCFVLKG, encoded by the coding sequence TTGGAGCATGTCACCCATTCCTATGCTTGCAGAAACTGCGAACAAACCGGCACAGAGGTTCCTTTCGTCAAAGCCGAAGCCCCTAAACCGTTGATCAGCGGTTCTTTAGCATCACCATCTCTGGTAGCGCATATAGCTGTACAAAAATATGCCAACGGGATGCCTTTATATCGCCTGGAAAATGGTTTCCGCTACGATGGGGTGAATATCTCCCGGCAAAACATGGTGAGTTGGACTATTGCCTGTTCTGAAAGGTATCTGGAGGCCATTTATGAACGGTTGAGAGCTCATCTATTGCAGGAAACAGTACTTCACGCAGACGAAACCTGGGTCCAGGTTTTGCGGGAGGATGGCCGATCTGCTCAAACCAAATCTTATGAGTGGATTTATCGCACAAGTGGTGCTGCCGAGCGAAAAATTGCCATCTATGAGTATCAGGAAACCCAAAGCCAAGAGCATCCCAAAGCTTTTTTGAAGGATTTCAAGGGCTTATTACATACAGATGGCTATAAGGTTTATCATAATCTGCCACCCGATATTACAGTCATTGGCTGTTGGTCGCATGTTCGCAGACGCTTTGAAGCCATCGTTAAAAACACGTCCATAGAAAAGCGTAAAGATTCAGAGGCGGCTCAAGGAATGGCTTATATCAACGCTTTGTTTGACCTAGAGCGAAAGTTTGAAAAGCTTACTGCCGATGAGCGGTATCAAAAGCGGCTGGAACAGTCCAAGCCTGTTTCTAATGCTTTCTTTGCATGGGTAGAAAATCTTGGCGCACTTCCTAAAGTGCCTCTTGGCGAAGCCGCTGGTTATGCCCTTTCCCAGAAGAGATATCTGGAAAATGTATTTCTTGATGGCAGGACAGAAATCTCGAATAATCGAGCTGAGAGGACCGTCAAACCTTTTGTCATGGGCAGAAAGGCGTGGCTGTTTTCATGCACCCCTGCTGGCGCCAGGGCAAGCTCTATTATGTATTCCATCATCGAAACTGCTAAGGAAAATGGTCTGCATCCCTTTAAATATATGGAGTTTCTCCTGGAAACTTTACCACATATAAATACATCCGCCATTGAAATGCTGCTGCCTTGGAGTGAATCTTTGCCGGATTATTGCTTTGTGCTTAAAGGATAG
- a CDS encoding type II toxin-antitoxin system Phd/YefM family antitoxin produces MQINTNQLVSITEANQNFSKVARTVDENGFAVVLKNNVPKYVIMEYSQMEKLQESQDDKIISVAEKVLSKNLEAFKELAK; encoded by the coding sequence ATGCAGATTAACACAAATCAATTGGTATCCATAACAGAAGCAAACCAAAACTTTTCAAAGGTTGCAAGAACAGTCGATGAAAACGGCTTTGCCGTAGTTTTAAAAAACAATGTACCTAAATACGTTATTATGGAATACAGCCAAATGGAAAAACTGCAAGAAAGCCAAGATGACAAAATTATATCTGTGGCTGAAAAGGTGCTTTCTAAAAACCTTGAGGCCTTTAAGGAGCTTGCCAAATGA
- a CDS encoding class II glutamine amidotransferase encodes MCGIFGYLDYGNCIKNADLKDITESLAYESAMRGIDATGIAFINNKSKLEIQKAPKPSYSFKMNFPKINPPVLIGHTRHTTQGTEKLNINNHPFLGGKGNNQFALAHNGILYNDKELRKENKLPDTKIQTDSYIAVQLLEQSGDISLMSVASMSEKIEGSFVFTILDRNNNLYISKKDNPISIIHHKALKLYVYASTEKILMSTLMNSNLISHFTPIEKNIGDIEFVELEDREVLNFNNKGIVSKARFKPKKINILKWYETGFNFSLNDCNNDYWQDLIGIAKLMGYDEEFIESLISEGFSPDEIEDFIYEEAYFQN; translated from the coding sequence ATGTGCGGAATATTCGGTTATCTTGATTATGGTAATTGTATTAAAAATGCAGACTTAAAGGACATAACAGAATCGTTGGCCTATGAAAGTGCAATGAGGGGTATTGATGCTACAGGTATTGCTTTTATAAATAACAAAAGCAAACTGGAAATACAAAAGGCCCCTAAGCCCTCTTACAGTTTTAAGATGAACTTTCCTAAAATAAACCCTCCTGTATTAATCGGCCATACAAGGCACACCACTCAAGGTACAGAAAAGCTTAACATTAATAATCATCCTTTTTTAGGGGGAAAAGGCAACAATCAATTTGCCCTCGCTCATAATGGAATCCTTTATAACGATAAAGAGTTAAGGAAAGAAAATAAACTTCCGGATACGAAGATTCAGACGGATTCTTACATAGCTGTACAATTACTTGAACAATCAGGAGATATAAGCTTAATGTCCGTAGCTTCTATGTCCGAAAAAATCGAAGGTTCTTTTGTATTTACCATACTTGATAGAAATAATAATCTTTACATATCCAAGAAAGACAATCCCATTTCCATTATCCATCATAAGGCTCTAAAACTTTACGTCTATGCTTCCACAGAGAAAATACTCATGTCCACCCTTATGAACTCGAATCTTATAAGCCACTTTACACCCATAGAAAAAAATATAGGTGATATTGAATTTGTAGAACTAGAGGACAGAGAGGTCTTAAATTTTAATAATAAAGGCATTGTTAGTAAAGCGCGCTTTAAACCTAAAAAAATAAATATTTTAAAATGGTACGAAACAGGCTTTAATTTTAGTCTTAATGACTGTAATAATGATTACTGGCAGGATCTAATAGGGATTGCCAAATTGATGGGGTATGATGAAGAATTTATAGAATCCTTGATTTCAGAGGGCTTTTCACCTGATGAAATCGAGGATTTTATTTATGAGGAAGCATACTTTCAAAATTAG
- a CDS encoding ribonuclease H family protein → MMIDYDEAVLSLAASFDCNTSTYSFGYVIKYGEHPMESYSHKDNKGEYAKEGAIAGLVSGISKGINRANWRNYYKITICHNSEVLQKWVTGSYKAKSNSGKRLKKILMDPMLNLNFVLLKNADRDEAFSTAKNLAQRCIKKSLY, encoded by the coding sequence ATGATGATTGATTATGATGAAGCGGTTCTGAGTTTGGCGGCTTCATTTGACTGTAACACATCTACATACTCCTTTGGTTATGTTATCAAGTACGGAGAACATCCTATGGAAAGTTATAGCCATAAAGATAACAAAGGAGAATATGCCAAAGAGGGTGCAATTGCAGGCTTGGTATCAGGGATATCTAAAGGAATTAACAGGGCAAACTGGCGTAATTACTATAAAATAACCATCTGCCATAATTCAGAAGTATTGCAGAAATGGGTAACGGGTAGCTACAAAGCAAAATCAAACAGCGGTAAGCGTTTAAAGAAAATACTAATGGACCCTATGTTAAATTTGAACTTTGTATTACTAAAAAATGCTGATAGAGATGAGGCCTTTTCGACGGCAAAAAATTTGGCCCAAAGGTGTATAAAGAAAAGCCTTTACTAA
- the tnpA gene encoding IS66 family insertion sequence element accessory protein TnpA, translated as MKYRLSHWAGIMRDRRESDLSIRGFCEREGFHENVYYYWQRKLRETAISHIEKQQVTENNTALAVSGFTEVQVMDGNSAQPENPMPDTLHIEIKGIKITVDSSYPTEKLAGLL; from the coding sequence GTGAAATATCGCTTATCACACTGGGCAGGGATAATGCGGGATCGCCGGGAAAGTGATCTTAGCATAAGAGGATTTTGCGAGCGAGAAGGTTTTCATGAAAATGTGTATTACTACTGGCAAAGGAAATTGAGAGAAACCGCAATCTCTCACATAGAGAAACAGCAAGTAACTGAAAACAATACGGCCCTTGCTGTATCCGGATTCACAGAAGTTCAGGTAATGGATGGAAATTCTGCACAGCCTGAAAACCCGATGCCCGATACACTACATATCGAAATTAAGGGAATAAAAATAACAGTAGATAGTTCATATCCAACGGAAAAGCTTGCGGGCTTACTGTGA
- a CDS encoding amidoligase family protein, protein MSVTDDSLIYEEALEDDTELFICEHCGAEVSEEAATLFENEMLCDTCLEEQTFLCFECGNRHWRDEANDYCGNEICDRCYDYNFICCEECRRTIRNDDANYIDDYEDMPYCNDCFQDKNKIIHGYDYKPEPLFYGSGLFYGVELEIDEGGEDRGNAEKLLDVANQYEDHIYIKHDGSLINGMEIVTHPMSLHYHTKVMSWDKLLAKALDMGYYSHQCNTCGLHIHVGRNELGESIQEQENTIGRILYFIEKFWDKLIIFSRRTEVQLIKWAKRYGLLDSPKNTLEEANKNKGGRYVCLNLQNYHTIEFRLFRGTLKLSTFLATLQMVDEICTVAKKLDDDEFQGLCWVDFINGVNTDVKPELMAYLKDRKLLNGGN, encoded by the coding sequence ATGTCTGTAACAGATGATTCATTAATTTACGAAGAAGCTTTGGAAGATGATACGGAATTGTTTATATGCGAACACTGCGGAGCAGAAGTTTCAGAAGAAGCAGCGACTCTTTTTGAAAATGAAATGCTCTGCGATACATGCCTTGAGGAACAAACCTTCCTATGCTTCGAATGTGGTAATAGACATTGGAGAGACGAAGCCAATGACTACTGCGGAAATGAAATATGTGATAGGTGCTATGATTATAACTTTATATGCTGTGAGGAGTGCAGAAGAACTATTCGAAATGATGACGCAAACTACATAGATGATTACGAAGATATGCCTTATTGCAACGATTGTTTTCAAGATAAAAATAAAATAATACATGGTTATGATTATAAGCCTGAACCTTTATTTTATGGTTCAGGCTTATTTTATGGCGTTGAGCTTGAAATTGATGAAGGCGGAGAAGACCGCGGTAATGCAGAAAAACTGCTTGATGTTGCCAATCAGTATGAGGATCATATTTACATTAAGCATGATGGAAGCCTTATAAATGGCATGGAAATCGTTACTCACCCTATGTCCCTTCATTATCATACTAAAGTTATGTCATGGGATAAACTTTTAGCTAAAGCACTGGATATGGGGTATTACTCTCACCAATGCAATACCTGTGGGTTGCACATTCATGTGGGACGTAACGAGTTAGGAGAAAGCATACAGGAACAGGAAAATACCATAGGGCGTATTCTATATTTCATAGAAAAATTCTGGGACAAGCTGATTATATTCAGCAGAAGAACGGAAGTCCAGCTGATTAAATGGGCAAAGAGATACGGTCTTCTTGATAGTCCTAAAAATACACTGGAGGAGGCAAATAAGAATAAAGGCGGCAGATATGTATGCTTGAATCTTCAAAATTACCATACCATTGAATTCAGGCTGTTCAGAGGCACTTTAAAACTTTCCACCTTTCTTGCAACCTTGCAGATGGTAGATGAAATTTGTACTGTTGCAAAGAAATTAGATGACGATGAATTTCAAGGACTTTGCTGGGTTGATTTTATAAATGGCGTTAATACAGACGTCAAGCCAGAGTTAATGGCTTATTTAAAGGACAGAAAATTATTAAATGGAGGGAACTAA
- a CDS encoding site-specific integrase: protein MKKIKGVEPRGTNSYRLTVSCGYNSYGKKLIKRRTITVPEKFNKMTENKKEEYLIKQFLLFKLEVENGTYLDGEKMTLNEFIDKWLEREKVKKLRPTTLARYDELLRRIRPALGHYKLTKIQTIHLNDFYGSLSKGGTRFDYTYTLNQEYVNQVTKEASKIAKQSGLNIRTIKGTVKGKPVSMKTANSISEYLGVSFQKTFSPLVKGKGLSEKNIIHHHRLISTILSTAKDWNLINSNPAESADVPALEAREANFYSIEETKQLLELLKQEPIKYQTMINIALFCGLRLGELANLEWKDIDFNNLTLNVSKQLQYLPAKGIYEAEYTKTKSGTREMSIPQILADLLNEYKIWQEGERAKYGDLWIETDKIFTKNGGGAIFPGTPSAWFRKFVERHNMPKLTFHQIRHTNASLLIGTGVDIATVSKRLGHADKSVTLKIYTHAIKEMDRHAADSLEETFNKHNLA from the coding sequence ATGAAAAAAATTAAGGGCGTAGAGCCTAGAGGGACAAACAGCTATCGTTTAACTGTTTCCTGCGGATACAATAGTTACGGCAAGAAGCTTATTAAGCGAAGAACCATCACTGTTCCTGAAAAATTTAATAAGATGACAGAAAACAAAAAAGAAGAATACCTTATAAAACAGTTTCTTCTCTTTAAGCTGGAGGTCGAGAATGGTACATACCTAGACGGTGAAAAAATGACCTTGAATGAATTTATAGATAAATGGCTGGAACGGGAAAAGGTAAAAAAGCTTCGTCCCACTACCCTTGCCAGATATGATGAGTTGTTACGCCGCATAAGGCCTGCACTTGGTCATTATAAATTGACAAAAATACAAACCATACACCTAAACGATTTTTATGGCAGCCTAAGTAAGGGCGGTACCCGATTTGACTATACGTACACCTTAAATCAGGAATATGTAAATCAGGTTACTAAAGAAGCAAGCAAAATTGCAAAGCAATCTGGCTTAAATATTCGTACGATAAAAGGTACGGTAAAAGGAAAGCCTGTATCAATGAAAACGGCGAATTCAATAAGTGAATATTTAGGGGTTTCCTTCCAGAAGACATTTTCTCCCCTAGTCAAGGGAAAAGGTCTATCTGAAAAGAATATTATTCACCATCACAGACTTATCTCAACAATTTTATCTACTGCTAAGGATTGGAATTTAATTAACAGCAATCCGGCTGAAAGTGCTGATGTTCCTGCATTAGAAGCAAGGGAAGCCAATTTTTACAGCATAGAAGAGACAAAGCAGCTTTTAGAATTACTAAAGCAAGAGCCTATCAAATATCAGACGATGATAAATATAGCCTTGTTTTGCGGTTTAAGGCTTGGAGAACTGGCAAATCTTGAGTGGAAGGACATCGATTTTAATAACTTAACTTTAAACGTAAGCAAACAGCTTCAGTATCTTCCGGCAAAAGGTATCTATGAAGCTGAATATACGAAAACAAAGTCGGGCACACGAGAAATGTCCATACCGCAGATATTAGCGGATTTATTAAATGAGTACAAAATATGGCAGGAGGGAGAACGAGCAAAGTATGGCGATTTATGGATTGAAACCGATAAAATATTTACTAAAAACGGAGGAGGCGCAATTTTTCCGGGAACTCCGTCAGCATGGTTTAGAAAGTTTGTAGAGCGGCATAATATGCCTAAACTTACCTTCCATCAAATAAGGCATACAAATGCTTCTTTGCTCATCGGCACAGGTGTTGATATTGCAACCGTGAGTAAGAGACTTGGACATGCAGACAAATCGGTTACCTTAAAAATATATACCCATGCAATAAAAGAGATGGACCGCCATGCGGCGGACAGCTTAGAAGAGACGTTTAATAAACACAACTTAGCCTAA
- a CDS encoding IS66 family transposase — protein MENTHESSENIDKLKNRISELEILVKHYEQQLLFLKRRQFGASSEKSDVDLRQMTLFTAGEVAPPPEAEEISYSRKKRKGKREEDLSGLPVERIDYELSEKERTCPACGDTMRDIGTQTRRELKLIPAKLLFWSMSPIPMLAETANKPAQRFLSSKPKPLNR, from the coding sequence ATGGAAAATACTCATGAATCCTCCGAAAATATAGATAAACTTAAAAACCGCATATCCGAGTTAGAAATCCTTGTAAAGCATTATGAGCAGCAGCTTCTGTTTTTGAAGCGCCGTCAGTTTGGTGCTTCCAGTGAGAAAAGTGATGTTGACCTCAGGCAAATGACTTTGTTTACCGCTGGTGAAGTTGCTCCTCCGCCTGAAGCCGAGGAAATCTCATATTCCCGCAAAAAGCGCAAGGGCAAGCGTGAAGAGGATTTATCAGGGTTACCTGTGGAGCGCATAGATTACGAGCTTTCCGAAAAAGAACGTACCTGTCCAGCTTGCGGTGATACTATGAGAGATATAGGTACGCAGACTCGCCGGGAGCTTAAGCTGATTCCGGCCAAGTTGTTGTTTTGGAGCATGTCACCCATTCCTATGCTTGCAGAAACTGCGAACAAACCGGCACAGAGGTTCCTTTCGTCAAAGCCGAAGCCCCTAAACCGTTGA
- a CDS encoding GTPase family protein has translation MYDKDNFFKALGLNPSEKQKSAIINRLSAVLNYEPKIGVLGKTGVGKSSLCNALFGKDLFNISDVEACTRNVQEEFLRIGDSKGLKLIDVPGVGESKGRDEEYAKLYAELMPKLDLVLWVIKADDRALSSDESFYKNIVKPHIKEGKPFFFVLNQVDKIEPLREWDIEKHIPGLKQFQNINAKVLDVARFFEVPASRIIYVSASEKYNLTELVNEIVFALPKERKITFFKEVNTDFQSEVAGEHVKKSFLDVVGDIVVDVLEVAGDTLVKVKDSIGEAAEEIFDGVIEKAPAFIADAAKKIIGGCYITTAVCTYLGKPDDCYELTQLRKFRDKWLRHQPDGPALIEEYYAKAPGIVEKLEKRENKDEIYQYVNNVYLLPCVKLIEEEKYEECKRLYLDMVEELEKHKSFR, from the coding sequence ATGTACGATAAAGACAATTTCTTTAAAGCTTTAGGACTAAATCCAAGTGAGAAGCAGAAAAGCGCAATCATAAACCGGCTTTCCGCTGTTCTTAATTATGAACCTAAAATAGGCGTACTTGGAAAAACCGGAGTAGGAAAATCAAGTCTCTGCAACGCCCTTTTCGGAAAAGACCTTTTTAACATCAGTGACGTTGAAGCCTGTACAAGAAATGTTCAGGAGGAATTTCTCCGCATAGGAGATTCCAAAGGGCTAAAGCTGATTGATGTTCCCGGCGTAGGAGAGAGCAAAGGCAGAGACGAGGAATATGCCAAACTTTATGCAGAGCTGATGCCGAAGCTTGATTTAGTTTTATGGGTTATTAAGGCAGATGACAGAGCCTTATCCTCTGACGAGAGCTTTTATAAAAATATTGTAAAGCCTCATATTAAAGAAGGAAAGCCTTTCTTCTTCGTTTTAAATCAAGTAGATAAAATTGAGCCTTTAAGAGAATGGGATATAGAAAAGCATATCCCCGGTTTAAAGCAATTTCAGAATATAAACGCCAAGGTTTTAGATGTGGCAAGATTCTTCGAGGTTCCGGCTTCCAGAATAATATATGTTTCAGCCAGTGAAAAATACAATTTAACCGAGCTTGTAAATGAAATCGTATTTGCTTTACCAAAGGAAAGAAAGATAACCTTTTTTAAAGAGGTCAATACCGACTTTCAATCGGAGGTAGCCGGAGAACATGTAAAAAAGTCCTTTCTTGATGTAGTTGGAGATATCGTAGTAGATGTTCTTGAGGTTGCAGGGGATACTCTTGTAAAGGTTAAAGATTCCATCGGTGAAGCAGCAGAAGAAATCTTTGATGGTGTTATAGAGAAGGCTCCGGCCTTTATAGCCGATGCTGCAAAAAAAATAATAGGAGGCTGTTATATTACTACCGCTGTTTGTACATATTTAGGAAAACCTGATGACTGCTATGAGCTTACTCAATTAAGAAAATTCAGAGATAAGTGGCTAAGGCATCAGCCTGACGGTCCGGCTCTCATTGAGGAATATTATGCTAAAGCACCAGGAATCGTTGAGAAGCTGGAGAAAAGAGAGAATAAAGATGAGATCTATCAGTATGTAAATAACGTTTATCTCCTTCCTTGCGTGAAGCTTATAGAAGAGGAGAAATATGAGGAGTGTAAGAGGTTGTATTTAGATATGGTAGAGGAGTTAGAAAAGCATAAAAGCTTTAGATGA
- a CDS encoding type II toxin-antitoxin system death-on-curing family toxin — protein sequence MIKLSKSQILKMHHMLIEKTGGEAGLRDEGLLESAIYSIDASFDDTDLYPSIPEKAAKLCFSLVNNHAFIDGNKRIGIFAMLVFLESNNIFLSYEQQELIDLGLGLADGKVSQKELLKWINEHI from the coding sequence ATGATAAAACTTAGCAAAAGTCAAATTCTTAAAATGCACCATATGCTTATAGAAAAAACTGGAGGCGAAGCAGGCCTTAGAGATGAAGGTCTGCTGGAATCCGCTATATATTCAATAGACGCTTCTTTTGACGATACCGACCTTTATCCGTCTATTCCTGAAAAGGCAGCCAAGCTTTGTTTTTCTCTTGTTAATAACCATGCATTTATTGACGGAAATAAAAGGATCGGTATCTTTGCTATGCTTGTATTCTTAGAAAGCAACAATATTTTTCTAAGCTACGAGCAGCAAGAATTAATTGATTTAGGGCTTGGACTTGCCGATGGGAAAGTCTCTCAGAAAGAGCTTTTGAAGTGGATAAATGAGCATATTTAG
- the tnpB gene encoding IS66 family insertion sequence element accessory protein TnpB (TnpB, as the term is used for proteins encoded by IS66 family insertion elements, is considered an accessory protein, since TnpC, encoded by a neighboring gene, is a DDE family transposase.) — MLKIDGKKAYLACGRTDMRKSINGLAAIVESSFHLDPFSEAIFVFCNRNRDRIKILEWDCDGFWLYFKRLEKGRFRWPTEGSEATMTLTPEELQILLGGAKVELKLKRKEVSERWVI, encoded by the coding sequence ATGTTGAAGATAGATGGCAAGAAGGCATACCTTGCCTGTGGCAGAACCGATATGAGGAAATCAATAAACGGCCTGGCAGCCATAGTGGAGAGCAGTTTCCATCTCGACCCCTTCAGCGAGGCCATTTTTGTATTCTGCAATAGAAACCGTGACAGAATCAAAATACTTGAATGGGATTGCGATGGCTTTTGGCTATACTTCAAGCGACTTGAAAAAGGCCGTTTTCGCTGGCCTACAGAAGGGAGCGAAGCAACCATGACCTTGACTCCTGAGGAACTGCAAATACTTCTTGGCGGAGCAAAAGTGGAGTTGAAATTAAAGCGCAAAGAGGTATCTGAACGATGGGTTATATGA
- a CDS encoding zinc ribbon domain-containing protein, whose translation MICPYCKKETDVNSRFCGNCGKFLDLPEIPAKNSAPKKNAKGIIITVLGGVFAAFVIFIVIGAMLSKSDFSDKSSTEEKEEVSPISKENFPEGENIITETTDKKQSKNVLTKDQVLGMLMDGEAYKGKKVEALPVKVFNIIGYSEGSGYQFQGYTDIFEKTAVLIVSDEKLSLQANDYVLVDGTVKGTHKGTNAFGGTVYNSVIYASKIQAGDFTILNPAVKTLEVNGTIEQSGLSVTLEKVELSENSTRLYLYIVNNTGMKAGVQDYGNYIVQNAKQYNDSGIISETIINPSMVTGTVQEAVLSS comes from the coding sequence ATGATATGTCCTTATTGTAAAAAGGAAACTGATGTAAACAGCCGTTTTTGCGGTAATTGTGGAAAATTTCTTGATTTACCTGAGATTCCTGCAAAGAATAGTGCACCTAAAAAGAATGCCAAGGGCATTATCATAACGGTTTTAGGCGGAGTTTTTGCAGCATTTGTCATTTTTATCGTCATAGGAGCTATGCTAAGTAAAAGCGACTTTTCAGATAAAAGTAGTACAGAAGAGAAGGAGGAAGTAAGCCCTATTTCAAAAGAAAATTTTCCTGAAGGAGAAAATATAATAACAGAAACTACTGATAAAAAACAAAGCAAAAATGTTCTTACCAAGGATCAGGTTCTGGGAATGCTTATGGACGGAGAAGCTTACAAAGGTAAAAAAGTAGAAGCTCTTCCTGTTAAAGTATTTAACATTATAGGGTATTCTGAAGGTTCAGGATATCAGTTTCAAGGGTATACGGATATTTTTGAAAAAACAGCAGTGCTTATCGTATCTGATGAAAAACTCAGTTTACAAGCAAATGATTATGTTCTTGTTGATGGAACGGTAAAAGGTACCCATAAGGGCACAAATGCTTTCGGCGGTACTGTATATAATTCTGTTATATATGCATCAAAGATACAGGCAGGAGATTTTACAATACTTAACCCTGCTGTTAAGACTTTGGAGGTAAACGGAACCATAGAACAGAGTGGTCTTTCTGTAACACTGGAAAAGGTGGAGCTTTCAGAAAACTCCACAAGATTGTATCTCTATATAGTAAATAATACAGGCATGAAAGCAGGTGTTCAGGATTATGGAAATTATATTGTCCAGAATGCAAAGCAGTATAATGATTCGGGCATTATTTCAGAGACCATAATAAACCCCAGTATGGTAACGGGAACCGTTCAAGAAGCTGTACTATCCAGTTGA